A portion of the Planktothrix sp. FACHB-1365 genome contains these proteins:
- the mrdA gene encoding penicillin-binding protein 2 yields the protein MESNYSWGTDVHQTTIPLRNHQRRQIRPLYRAVLLMVLATLAMGVHSFRLVQLQLIDGPKNRERAEENRIRLIPIPSNRGYILDRNNKPLAANHLTRALYVWPKEQTPEQWSQIATMLSPVLNMTPEKILAPIQKVGYHSPTAVRITQFLTPEAFVWLGEKSAELPGLEVRTESNRYYPQGSLGSQVLGYIGEATAEELKKHPQWPMGMIVGQLGIEARANEALSGVWGSRLIEVNSLNQELRELGQRPSKGGKNVKLTLDLDLQKTAEAALGDQRGAAVALNAKTGEILVMASSPRFDPNIFTKPISQKQWEELQNQDDPFLNRALQGYPPGSTFKIVSSAAGMGSGKFSPDSMQQTYSSITVGGITFNEHSGGYGVIGFRDALAFSSNTFYYQLGMAVGPEAIAEWGKRLGIGNTSLDLLGLQEGSEGFIPTPENKEKTYGEPWYLGDTVTMSIGQGAVLATPLELAVMVASIANGGYRVKPHLLEELTHTATAKPEPTGMKPEVVQVIKEGLISVVEYGTATVMNDGSIPLTGGKTGTSEVLGQTSHSLYVAFGPASKPEIAIAVVVENGGYGSKSAAPVAKAIFQTYFNKSKPASEDVNAQNTEEPPTP from the coding sequence ATGGAGAGCAATTATTCTTGGGGTACGGATGTTCATCAAACCACAATTCCTTTGCGGAATCATCAAAGACGACAGATTCGTCCGTTATATCGTGCGGTGTTATTGATGGTATTAGCAACCCTGGCAATGGGTGTGCATTCTTTTCGTCTGGTGCAATTGCAACTGATAGATGGCCCGAAAAACCGAGAACGAGCCGAAGAAAACCGGATTCGGTTAATCCCCATTCCTTCTAATCGGGGTTATATCTTAGATCGCAACAATAAACCCTTAGCGGCGAATCATTTAACCCGTGCCTTATACGTTTGGCCCAAGGAACAAACCCCTGAGCAATGGTCACAAATTGCCACAATGCTCAGTCCCGTCCTGAACATGACCCCGGAAAAGATTTTAGCCCCCATTCAAAAAGTCGGGTATCACTCCCCTACGGCCGTCAGAATTACTCAGTTTCTAACGCCAGAGGCCTTTGTTTGGTTAGGAGAAAAATCGGCCGAGTTACCCGGATTGGAAGTCCGAACGGAATCTAACCGTTATTATCCTCAAGGAAGTTTAGGTTCACAGGTCTTGGGCTATATTGGTGAAGCGACGGCGGAGGAGTTGAAAAAACACCCACAATGGCCGATGGGGATGATTGTCGGACAGTTGGGGATTGAAGCCAGAGCCAATGAAGCCCTCTCTGGGGTCTGGGGTTCTCGCTTAATTGAAGTGAATAGTTTGAACCAAGAATTGCGAGAATTAGGTCAACGTCCCTCTAAAGGGGGAAAAAATGTTAAATTAACCCTCGATTTAGACTTACAAAAAACAGCAGAAGCAGCCCTCGGAGATCAACGGGGGGCCGCCGTTGCCTTAAATGCCAAAACGGGAGAAATTTTGGTGATGGCTAGTAGCCCCCGATTTGATCCCAATATATTTACAAAACCCATTAGCCAAAAACAATGGGAAGAACTACAAAACCAGGATGATCCCTTTTTAAATCGAGCGCTACAAGGCTATCCACCGGGGAGTACCTTCAAAATTGTGTCCTCGGCGGCGGGGATGGGTTCGGGTAAATTTAGTCCTGATTCCATGCAGCAGACCTATAGTTCGATTACGGTCGGGGGAATTACCTTTAACGAACATAGTGGAGGTTATGGGGTGATTGGATTTCGAGATGCCCTAGCCTTCAGTAGTAACACCTTTTATTATCAACTGGGGATGGCTGTTGGCCCGGAAGCCATTGCCGAATGGGGTAAACGGTTGGGGATTGGAAATACCAGTTTAGACCTTTTAGGATTACAAGAAGGGTCAGAAGGATTTATTCCCACCCCGGAGAATAAGGAAAAAACCTATGGCGAACCTTGGTATTTAGGGGATACCGTTACGATGTCCATTGGTCAAGGGGCTGTGTTAGCAACACCATTAGAGTTGGCGGTCATGGTGGCTTCCATTGCCAATGGGGGATATCGGGTGAAACCCCATTTGTTAGAGGAATTAACCCATACAGCAACAGCAAAACCGGAGCCTACTGGCATGAAGCCAGAAGTTGTTCAGGTGATCAAAGAAGGCTTGATTTCTGTAGTTGAGTATGGGACAGCCACCGTGATGAATGATGGGTCTATTCCTTTAACGGGGGGTAAAACTGGAACGTCAGAAGTGTTAGGACAAACCTCTCACTCTCTGTATGTGGCTTTTGGGCCTGCCAGCAAACCTGAAATTGCGATCGCGGTTGTGGTTGAAAATGGGGGTTATGGGTCTAAATCCGCTGCCCCTGTGGCTAAAGCTATTTTCCAAACTTATTTTAATAAAAGCAAACCTGCTTCAGAAGACGTCAACGCCCAAAATACCGAGGAACCCCCAACTCCATAA